From the genome of Lotus japonicus ecotype B-129 chromosome 6, LjGifu_v1.2, one region includes:
- the LOC130722772 gene encoding inactive beta-amylase 9-like — translation MEVSVIGSSQAKLGKSDLVTREQGFCFVKESCRIENNRVSFGGNMRWKKDGLRFSLRAVHHAEPVLEKKKKKSHSGSGTGSSNSVDGVRLFVGLPLDAVSYDCSSLNHSRAIAAGLRALKLLGVEGVELPVWWGIVEKEAMGEYNWSGYLAIAEMVQKAGLKLHMTLCFHGSEKPNIPLPKWVSKIGESQSSIFFTDRSGQRYNEYLSLAVDNLPVLDGKTPVQVYQSFCESFKSSFSAFMGSTITGISMGLGPEGELRYPSHHHRNGKTQGVGEFQCYDQNMLQLLKQHAEASGNPLWGLGGPHDVPTYDQPPHSNNFFKDGGSWESQYGDFFLSWYSNQLITHGDCLLSLAASTFGDTGVTIHGKIPLMHTWYGTQSHPSELTAGFYNTANREGYEPVAKIFAKNSCKIMLPGLDLSDANQPSETRSSPESLLAQIMASCRNHGVRVSGQNSSVFGAPEGFDQIKKNLSGDNVLDLFTYQRMGAYFFSPEHFPSFTEFVRSLNQPELHSDDLPTVEEEGTESAVNSQESSISMQAA, via the exons ATGGAGGTTTCGGTTATTGGAAGCTCTCAAGCGAAGTTGGGAAAGTCTGATTTGGTGACTAGGGAACAGGGTTTTTGTTTTGTGAAGGAAAGTTGCAGGATTGAAAATAATAGAGTTAGTTTTGGTGGGAATATGAGGTGGAAGAAGGATGGTTTGCGTTTCAGTTTGAGAGCTGTTCATCATGCTGAACCAGTtctagagaagaagaagaagaagagtcatTCTGGGTCTGGAACAGGATCATCCAATTCG GTAGATGGTGTAAGATTATTTGTAGGGCTGCCTCTAGATGCCGTTTCTTACGACTGCAGTTCATTAAATCATTCTAGAGCAATTGCAGCTGGCCTAAGAGCGTTGAAGCTATTAGGAGTAGAAGGTGTTGAGCTCCCTGTTTGGTGGGGAATTGTTGAGAAAGAGGCCATGGGAGAATATAATTGGTCAGGCTATCTTGCCATTGCTGAGATGGTTCAGAAAGCGGGTCTCAAGCTCCATATGACCCTTTGCTTTCATGGGTCTGAAAAACCAAACATTCCCCTACCCAAATGGGTGTCCAAGATTGGTGAATCTCAGTCCAGTATTTTCTTCACAGACCGGTCAGGACAGCGTTATAACGAATATCTGTCGCTAGCGGTTGATAATCTTCCAGTTCTTGATGGGAAGACACCAGTTCAAGTGTACCAAAGTTTCTGTGAGAGCTTCAAGTCTTCATTCTCTGCCTTCATGGGCTCTACAATTACG GGCATTTCCATGGGTTTAGGACCAGAAGGCGAGCTACGGTATCCATCTCACCACCACAGAAATGGTAAAACTCAAGGAGTAGGGGAATTTCAGTGCTATGACCAAAACATGCTCCAACTTCTCAAGCAACATGCTGAGGCATCTGGAAATCCTTTATGGGGGCTTGGTGGTCCTCATGATGTCCCCACCTATGACCAGCCACCACACTCCAATAACTTCTTCAAGGATGGGGGTTCTTGGGAGTCTCAATATGGAGACTTCTTCCTTTCCTGGTATTCTAATCAGCTTATCACTCATGGTGATTGCCTCCTCTCACTAGCAGCTTCTACTTTCGGTGACACCGGAGTGACAATACATGGAAAAATCCCACTCATGCACACTTGGTATGGAACTCAATCCCATCCTTCCGAGCTAACAGCAGGGTTCTATAACACAGCTAACAGGGAGGGTTATGAACCCGTTGCAAAAATCTTTGCTAAGAACTCTTGCAAGATTATGTTGCCTGGATTGGACCTTTCCGACGCAAACCAGCCGAGTGAAACCCGCTCGAGCCCTGAGTCACTTCTTGCACAAATTATGGCATCTTGCAGAAATCATGGTGTAAGGGTTTCAGGTCAAAATTCTTCAGTTTTTGGTGCACCAGAGGGTTTTGATCAAATTAAGAAGAATTTATCAGGAGATAATGTGCTGGACTTGTTCACATATCAGAGAATGGGAGCATATTTCTTTTCTCCTGAGCATTTTCCTTCATTCACAGAGTTTGTTCGAAGCCTTAATCAACCGGAACTGCACTCAGATGATCTTCCTACCGTAGAGGAAGAAGGCACTGAATCTGCAGTTAATAGTCAAGAATCAAGCATAAGCATGCAAGCGGCCTAA
- the LOC130727022 gene encoding leucine-rich repeat extensin-like protein 6, giving the protein MSGQGGPGPPPSSWPGPPPVLGNFFHGLCSTISSCFYVVCCCWLLQDCFGAQPEPPPVPMDPPQPPPPVPGPPGPPIPPPPEPPGPYGPPAPPDPPGGPYSPPGGPIGHPGPPSGPPGPPPPY; this is encoded by the exons ATGAGTGGACAAGGAGGACCCGGGCCTCCTCCAAGTTCATGGCCTGGACCTCCTCCTGTTCTTGGCAACTTCTTCCATGGACTATGCAGTACCATATCTTCTTG TTTCTACGTAGTCTGCTGTTGTTGGCTGCTACAAGACTGTTTTGGGGCGCAACCAGAGCCGCCTCCTGTTCCGATGGATCCACCACAACCTCCACCACCTGTGCCTGGCCCACCTGGTCCTCCCATTCCGCCACCACCAGAGCCTCCTGGTCCTTATGGGCCTCCTGCTCCTCCAGACCCTCCAGGCGGTCCATATAGCCCTCCGGGCGGTCCAATTGGCCATCCTGGGCCTCCAAGTGGCCCACCCGGGCCTCCCCCTCCTTATTAA